The following proteins come from a genomic window of Corallococcus sp. NCRR:
- a CDS encoding HNH endonuclease signature motif containing protein: MSCNRKHPLPKVGERFAKWTVTETALHVDEKPAVRVRCDCGTERVSLESNLRRSDTRGCFRCAHPARSAECRRCGEPFRPRSAAAEFCSRSCAANYRVSRRAPKPAPTPRAPRPSMADRFWAKVDRTNASGCWEWQGARLKSGGYGAFRIGDKTVRASRLAWELTHGPVPEGLIVRHLACDNPPCCNPAHLALGTMQDNVDDKDRKGRGRNQGGPWTRKNWKPTAVSS; the protein is encoded by the coding sequence ATGTCCTGTAATCGCAAACATCCCCTGCCGAAGGTGGGCGAGCGCTTCGCGAAGTGGACCGTGACGGAGACGGCGCTGCACGTGGACGAGAAGCCTGCTGTCCGCGTCCGCTGCGACTGCGGGACCGAGCGGGTCTCGCTGGAGTCGAACCTGCGGCGCTCGGACACGCGCGGCTGTTTCCGGTGCGCTCACCCGGCGCGGTCGGCCGAGTGCCGCCGGTGCGGCGAGCCCTTCCGGCCGCGGAGCGCGGCCGCCGAGTTCTGCTCGCGGTCCTGCGCGGCCAACTATCGGGTTTCCAGACGCGCGCCCAAGCCCGCGCCGACGCCTCGGGCTCCGCGCCCCTCAATGGCGGACCGGTTCTGGGCGAAGGTCGATAGGACGAACGCCAGCGGCTGCTGGGAGTGGCAGGGCGCGCGGCTCAAGAGCGGGGGATACGGGGCGTTCCGCATCGGGGACAAGACGGTTCGCGCGTCACGGCTGGCCTGGGAGCTCACGCACGGGCCGGTGCCAGAGGGGCTCATCGTTCGCCACCTCGCCTGCGACAACCCGCCCTGCTGCAACCCGGCCCACCTGGCGCTGGGGACGATGCAGGACAACGTCGACGACAAGGACCGGAAGGGGCGCGGACGGAACCAGGGTGGGCCCTGGACGCGGAAGAACTGGAAGCCCACGGCGGTGTCCTCGTGA
- a CDS encoding DNA-methyltransferase translates to MSCPRPAIDDVLSGRADWALIHGRAEDVLPRLPRRAVAHVLTDPPYSPAVHSLQRRMKLGSGSKNSATGTHRVAFAPLGFDALTPELRRLCGVHLSRVARRWLLVKCDAEGQAAWQAELERAGARHVRVGVWHKLGAQPQLSGDRPAVGHEAFEVAHVRGERLRWNGGGLHAVWTHPIATGQRIHTTQTPVSLWLELVTQFTEPGELILDPFAGSGSLGVACLRLGRRYLGVEMQAHYAEAARGWLAAEAQGLSLSAARAGQMGLFAGAVP, encoded by the coding sequence ATGAGTTGCCCGCGCCCCGCCATCGACGATGTCCTCTCCGGGCGCGCGGACTGGGCGCTCATCCATGGCCGCGCCGAGGACGTCCTCCCCCGTCTGCCCCGGCGCGCGGTGGCTCACGTCCTGACGGATCCGCCGTACTCGCCTGCGGTTCACAGCCTGCAGCGGCGGATGAAGCTCGGCTCCGGCAGCAAGAACTCCGCGACGGGCACCCACCGCGTCGCGTTCGCGCCCCTGGGGTTCGACGCCCTCACCCCGGAGCTGCGCCGCCTGTGCGGCGTGCACCTCTCCCGGGTGGCCCGGCGGTGGCTGCTGGTGAAGTGCGACGCCGAAGGCCAGGCCGCGTGGCAGGCGGAACTGGAGCGCGCGGGCGCCCGCCACGTCCGCGTCGGCGTCTGGCACAAACTGGGCGCCCAGCCCCAGTTGTCCGGGGACCGGCCCGCCGTCGGTCACGAAGCCTTCGAGGTGGCGCACGTCCGCGGGGAGCGCCTGCGCTGGAATGGTGGCGGGCTCCATGCCGTCTGGACGCATCCCATCGCGACTGGGCAGCGGATCCACACCACCCAGACGCCCGTGTCCCTGTGGCTGGAGCTGGTGACCCAGTTCACCGAGCCGGGCGAGCTCATCCTGGACCCCTTCGCCGGCAGCGGCAGCCTGGGCGTTGCCTGCCTCCGCCTGGGCCGCCGCTACCTGGGCGTCGAGATGCAGGCCCACTACGCCGAAGCGGCCCGGGGCTGGCTGGCGGCAGAGGCGCAGGGCCTCTCGCTGAGCGCAGCCCGCGCTGGGCAGATGGGGCTCTTCGCCGGAGCGGTGCCATGA
- a CDS encoding DNA cytosine methyltransferase: MKRNCRGLVVDLFAGGGGASTGIEAALGRDVDVAINHSATALAVHAANHPRTKHLTADIWDVPPREATGGRPVDVLWASPDCTHFSVAKGGTPREKGIRSLAWVVIDWARDVRPRCIFIENVAEFRTWGPLGEDGRPDKARMGETFEQWRGVLELMGYTVDFRVLDASLYGAPTKRRRLFLVARCDGQPVRWPEPTHGPGKLPLRTAADCIDWSLPCPSIFERKKPLAEKTLWRIAEGLRRFVLENPEPFIVGCGGRAGQTPPTPVGAPVGTITAKNDRALVVPSIIKVNHGGEASRGEPIDAPLSTVTAQRRGHALVVPTMVTIDHGTSSAGMTSADAPLPTVTTENRHAVVAPTLVQTGYGERPGQRARYLDLHQPLGTVVADGQKHALVSAFLSKHYGGVVGVPFDGRPLDTVTAQDHHALAAVTLAHFRGTGEGQPGARSVTESLPTITAGGIHVAEVRAFLTSYYGDDATSGQRVDRPLRTITAKARMGLVTVAGVEHQIVDIGMRMLEPEELLRAQFGRFAATYDLSAATSKAAKVRLIGNSVCPEAAEAVVRANLGDSFQELEAA, encoded by the coding sequence ATGAAGCGCAACTGCCGAGGCCTCGTCGTGGACCTGTTCGCTGGCGGGGGAGGGGCCTCCACTGGCATCGAGGCGGCGCTCGGGCGCGACGTGGACGTGGCCATCAACCACAGCGCCACCGCGCTCGCGGTCCATGCCGCCAACCACCCGCGCACGAAGCACCTCACCGCGGACATCTGGGACGTGCCGCCGCGCGAGGCCACCGGCGGGCGTCCGGTGGACGTTCTCTGGGCCAGCCCGGACTGCACACACTTCAGCGTCGCGAAGGGCGGGACGCCCCGTGAGAAGGGCATCCGGAGCCTGGCGTGGGTGGTCATCGACTGGGCGCGCGACGTGCGCCCGCGCTGCATCTTCATCGAGAACGTGGCCGAGTTCCGCACGTGGGGCCCGCTCGGAGAGGACGGCCGCCCGGACAAGGCGCGCATGGGCGAGACGTTCGAGCAGTGGCGCGGCGTCCTGGAGCTCATGGGCTACACGGTGGACTTCCGCGTCCTGGACGCGTCGCTCTATGGCGCCCCCACGAAGCGCCGCCGCCTCTTCCTGGTGGCTCGCTGCGACGGGCAGCCCGTCCGCTGGCCGGAGCCGACGCACGGCCCGGGGAAGCTGCCGCTGCGCACCGCCGCCGACTGCATCGACTGGAGCCTCCCGTGCCCGAGCATCTTCGAGAGGAAGAAGCCGCTCGCGGAGAAGACGCTCTGGCGCATCGCGGAGGGCCTGCGCCGTTTCGTGCTGGAGAACCCGGAGCCCTTCATCGTCGGGTGCGGTGGGCGCGCGGGCCAGACGCCGCCGACGCCCGTCGGCGCTCCGGTGGGGACCATCACCGCGAAGAATGACCGCGCCCTGGTGGTGCCCTCCATCATCAAGGTCAACCACGGGGGCGAGGCGTCGCGCGGCGAGCCCATCGACGCGCCGCTGTCGACGGTTACCGCGCAGCGCCGGGGACACGCCCTGGTGGTACCGACCATGGTCACCATCGACCACGGCACGTCCAGCGCGGGGATGACGTCCGCCGATGCGCCGCTGCCGACCGTGACGACAGAGAACCGCCATGCCGTCGTGGCCCCGACGCTGGTGCAGACGGGGTACGGCGAGCGCCCCGGCCAGCGCGCCCGCTACCTGGACCTGCATCAGCCGCTGGGCACCGTGGTGGCCGACGGCCAGAAGCACGCCCTCGTCAGCGCGTTCCTGTCGAAGCACTACGGGGGCGTCGTGGGCGTCCCTTTCGACGGGCGTCCCCTCGACACCGTCACCGCCCAGGACCATCACGCTCTGGCGGCGGTGACGCTCGCTCACTTCCGTGGCACGGGCGAGGGACAGCCCGGGGCCCGGTCGGTCACAGAGTCGCTGCCCACCATCACGGCGGGGGGCATCCACGTGGCTGAGGTCCGGGCGTTCCTCACCAGCTACTACGGCGACGATGCCACCTCGGGCCAGCGCGTGGACCGGCCCCTGCGCACCATCACCGCCAAGGCGCGGATGGGCCTCGTCACGGTCGCGGGCGTCGAGCACCAGATTGTGGACATCGGCATGAGGATGCTCGAACCGGAGGAACTTCTCCGCGCGCAGTTCGGCCGCTTCGCCGCGACGTACGACCTGAGCGCCGCGACGTCGAAGGCCGCGAAGGTGCGCCTCATCGGGAACAGTGTCTGCCCCGAGGCGGCCGAGGCTGTGGTGCGCGCGAACCTGGGCGACAGCTTCCAGGAACTGGAGGCCGCATGA
- a CDS encoding C40 family peptidase, with protein MPIITSQRAAFLALVLAQMHAPYRWGAKGQRVSADGPRLFDCSGLVTWAFSQVGGKDWRATHNTDRLWAECAPVASVAYLQPGDLVLYGKAGDPDHVMVHVGAGVVVGASGGGSKTLTLEDAERADAKVKAFTHVTYRPDLLGFRRLPFVS; from the coding sequence GTGCCCATCATCACCTCGCAGCGCGCCGCCTTCCTCGCCCTCGTCCTCGCGCAGATGCACGCGCCCTACCGCTGGGGCGCGAAGGGTCAACGCGTGTCGGCGGACGGCCCGCGCCTCTTCGACTGCTCCGGCCTCGTGACGTGGGCCTTCAGCCAGGTGGGCGGGAAGGACTGGCGGGCGACGCACAACACGGACCGGCTGTGGGCGGAGTGCGCGCCGGTGGCGAGCGTGGCGTACCTGCAGCCCGGCGACCTGGTGCTGTACGGCAAGGCCGGGGACCCGGACCACGTCATGGTGCACGTGGGCGCGGGCGTGGTGGTGGGCGCGTCCGGCGGCGGCAGCAAGACGCTCACGCTGGAGGACGCGGAACGCGCGGACGCGAAGGTGAAGGCCTTCACTCACGTGACGTACCGGCCCGACCTGCTGGGCTTCCGGCGCCTGCCCTTCGTCTCCTGA
- a CDS encoding sigma factor produces the protein MACSAQQRPDGPLTAERQALVLQWMPYARGLASRYQRRHAGLAAHGEDLLAAAWLGLVVAARRWEPARAPFVTVASWWVRAALQRYFARSVYAVPVSGTDGFDRLRVASINTTVVTGPDGDAVDWQEQFPAAEADVPLEERLDAALHGAWLMRAARREVVRRMCRKGSREEASRIAARAFLERQQDNTPVALLAERYGVSRQAMDVALKKAGAAFESWAAEVRGES, from the coding sequence ATGGCCTGCTCAGCTCAACAGCGGCCCGACGGGCCCCTCACCGCGGAGCGCCAGGCGCTGGTGCTCCAGTGGATGCCGTACGCGCGGGGCCTCGCGTCCCGCTACCAGCGGCGGCACGCCGGGCTCGCCGCCCATGGGGAGGATCTGCTGGCGGCGGCGTGGCTCGGGCTCGTGGTGGCCGCCCGCCGGTGGGAGCCCGCCCGCGCACCGTTCGTCACCGTGGCCTCGTGGTGGGTGCGCGCGGCGCTGCAGCGGTACTTCGCCCGGAGCGTCTACGCAGTTCCGGTCTCAGGGACGGACGGCTTCGACCGCCTGCGCGTCGCCTCCATCAACACCACGGTCGTCACCGGGCCGGACGGGGATGCCGTGGACTGGCAGGAACAGTTCCCGGCCGCAGAGGCGGACGTCCCCCTGGAGGAGCGCCTCGATGCCGCGCTCCACGGGGCGTGGCTGATGCGCGCTGCCCGGCGCGAGGTGGTGAGACGCATGTGCCGCAAGGGCAGCCGCGAGGAGGCGTCCCGCATCGCCGCGCGCGCCTTCCTGGAGCGGCAGCAGGACAACACTCCTGTAGCACTGCTCGCGGAGCGCTACGGGGTGTCGCGCCAGGCGATGGATGTGGCGCTGAAGAAGGCCGGGGCCGCCTTCGAGTCCTGGGCCGCCGAAGTCCGCGGGGAGTCGTAG
- a CDS encoding helix-turn-helix domain-containing protein: MSCKPKRPEERVRFPRRGATTAEEFRELRTRAMARVARGESVREVARDMSVSEDTISQWLSRARKGRGPGPYVPSQRLAFHGPCAEPGCGRRCASKHGYCQKHASVYVYRDTGQGRAS, translated from the coding sequence GTGAGCTGCAAGCCGAAGCGGCCCGAAGAGCGCGTGCGCTTCCCCCGGCGTGGCGCCACCACCGCGGAGGAGTTCCGCGAGCTGCGCACGCGGGCGATGGCTCGGGTGGCGCGCGGAGAGTCCGTCCGCGAGGTTGCCCGGGACATGAGCGTGTCCGAGGACACCATCAGCCAGTGGCTGTCCCGCGCGCGGAAGGGCCGCGGCCCCGGGCCCTACGTGCCGTCGCAGCGCCTTGCCTTCCACGGGCCCTGCGCGGAGCCCGGGTGCGGGCGCCGGTGCGCCAGCAAGCACGGGTACTGCCAGAAGCACGCGAGCGTCTACGTGTACCGGGACACCGGACAGGGGAGGGCGTCTTGA
- a CDS encoding MltR family transcriptional regulator produces the protein MANKDLDVIAKSVATETDRGCVLVFAAYIDEELGKVLRAFFIDDPKLADALLETEKPLGTFSARTKACLALGLISRKTFRAIELVRKTRNEFAHIKEEASFNSPSVRERLKELPLPLDPEHAKAAAKASLRDRFISCMISLAANIHTSLLLDSQRKERVLRGEN, from the coding sequence ATGGCCAACAAGGACCTTGACGTAATCGCAAAATCAGTCGCAACAGAGACAGATCGTGGCTGCGTCTTGGTTTTCGCCGCTTACATTGACGAGGAGCTGGGGAAAGTCCTCCGAGCTTTTTTCATTGATGATCCGAAGCTGGCCGACGCCCTGCTCGAAACCGAGAAGCCGCTTGGGACTTTCTCTGCTCGCACCAAGGCCTGCCTCGCTCTAGGGCTCATATCCAGGAAAACATTCAGAGCCATAGAGCTAGTCAGGAAAACAAGAAATGAATTCGCACACATCAAAGAGGAGGCATCATTTAACTCCCCCAGCGTGAGAGAGCGGCTCAAGGAACTACCCTTGCCCCTCGACCCAGAGCACGCCAAGGCAGCCGCCAAAGCCTCGCTTAGAGATAGGTTTATAAGCTGCATGATTTCTCTCGCAGCCAATATTCACACATCTTTGCTTCTCGACTCACAACGAAAAGAACGAGTACTCAGAGGGGAAAACTAG
- a CDS encoding amidohydrolase family protein → MSSCSRRLLAPVVGALLLCCVSLPSWGQPPSPAAPPRIALRAARLFDGKSERLLPDAVVLIEGSRIQAMGTGLAIPDGTRIIDLGDVTLLPGLIDAHSHLLLDVDPENGSDSLITPVAQSSTAERALLGAKLGREMLEAGVTTVRDVGNSGVNGDVALRNAIQRGWVQGPRISACTRALAPQGGQFPTLQPPAQSLIEQEYVTVSGVEEARRAVRQALMDGADCIKVIVDNGHNLLSLEELRVIVEEAHRKKRPVAMHTTTEESIRIAVQAGADSIEHGYSLPDDVLAPMVRHRIFLVPTDGPMDTCDTFDTWAGNVERQRQMKERCRKAMTRAQERLRRAVAAGVRIAAGSDMYFAMPGLTRGQASVRVFIAYAEAGLKPVDILRAATVNAAELLRMQDQVGSLGPNKLADLLAVEGNPLKDIRALRQVRFVMKDGQVVLDARVR, encoded by the coding sequence TTGTCCTCCTGTTCTCGACGCCTGTTGGCGCCTGTCGTTGGCGCGCTCCTCCTGTGCTGCGTGTCCCTGCCGTCATGGGGCCAGCCGCCCTCCCCTGCGGCGCCCCCGCGCATCGCCCTCCGCGCCGCCAGGCTCTTCGACGGGAAGAGTGAGCGGCTCCTCCCGGATGCGGTCGTGCTCATCGAAGGCTCGCGCATCCAGGCCATGGGCACCGGCCTCGCCATCCCTGATGGGACGCGGATCATCGACCTCGGCGACGTCACCCTGCTGCCCGGGCTGATTGACGCGCACTCGCACCTGCTGCTGGACGTCGACCCGGAGAACGGAAGCGACAGTCTCATCACCCCCGTCGCCCAGAGCAGCACCGCCGAGCGCGCGCTCCTGGGCGCGAAGCTGGGCCGCGAGATGCTGGAGGCGGGTGTGACCACGGTGCGCGACGTCGGCAACTCGGGGGTCAACGGCGACGTGGCGCTGCGCAATGCCATCCAGCGGGGTTGGGTGCAGGGCCCGCGCATCTCCGCCTGCACCCGCGCGCTCGCGCCCCAGGGCGGTCAGTTCCCCACGCTCCAACCTCCGGCGCAGTCCCTCATCGAGCAGGAGTACGTCACCGTCTCCGGTGTGGAGGAGGCCCGGCGCGCAGTGCGGCAGGCGCTCATGGACGGCGCGGACTGCATCAAGGTCATCGTCGACAACGGGCACAACCTCCTCTCCCTGGAGGAGCTGCGGGTCATCGTCGAGGAGGCCCACCGCAAGAAGCGCCCGGTGGCAATGCACACCACCACCGAGGAAAGCATCCGCATCGCGGTCCAGGCGGGCGCCGACTCCATCGAGCATGGGTATTCCCTCCCTGACGACGTGCTGGCGCCCATGGTCCGCCATCGCATCTTCCTGGTGCCGACGGACGGCCCGATGGACACGTGTGACACCTTCGATACCTGGGCCGGGAACGTGGAGCGTCAGCGCCAGATGAAGGAGCGCTGCAGGAAGGCCATGACCAGGGCCCAGGAGCGTCTCCGCCGCGCGGTGGCCGCCGGTGTGCGGATCGCCGCCGGCTCGGACATGTACTTCGCGATGCCAGGGTTGACGCGCGGCCAGGCCAGCGTGAGGGTGTTCATCGCCTACGCCGAGGCGGGCCTCAAACCCGTGGACATCCTGCGTGCCGCGACCGTGAACGCGGCGGAGCTGCTGCGCATGCAGGACCAGGTGGGCTCGCTCGGGCCGAACAAGCTCGCGGACCTGCTCGCGGTGGAAGGGAATCCGCTCAAGGACATCCGGGCGCTGAGGCAGGTGCGGTTCGTGATGAAGGACGGACAGGTGGTCCTGGACGCCCGAGTTCGCTGA